The following is a genomic window from Gallus gallus isolate bGalGal1 chromosome 14, bGalGal1.mat.broiler.GRCg7b, whole genome shotgun sequence.
TGgatgcatctctgctgcttttcgTTTCCGTTTCTGCTTGGGGGGGAAGGTGGTTTTCCAATCAATAGGCTTCACGGCCTCCTTGTGTCCACCTAGAGTCAAAGGAAGGGAGAGCTGGTAGAGTCCTGCTGTGCCTCGAGAGAGATCCACGTTCTCTTATCGTTCCCGCAACCCTTCCTCAAAGTTAAATACACTTGACCAGTGGAGTTACACTGCCACGTGCTGGATTCTCAGCAATGTCTTCCACACAGTCATCTCTGTCTGCCAGCAGTGCATACAGAGGAACCAAGAAACCCAATGGCTGCGCCCAGGAATACCCCAGGGCAAGGAAAACTCTGACACAGAGCAATCCTAGGTGGCAGCGTTACTTTTCTGAGATGCCGTCACGAGCTCCCTGTGCTCACCCTTGACTCGTTTCTTGCAGGGCAATTCTTTtacttttccctcctcctcctcagatCGCTTGCGTTTTTTTCCAGCCGGGCCATGGGAGGAAGTTGGGATGTCAACTGCAGGGAACAGTCCCAGGAAAGAACAATCAGAACAGCTAAGCAGAAAGACAGTGCATCAAGCCCAGATGCCTGTTGAGTATCTGTACCTCTCTTTGGTGCCTTCCCAGGCTTCTTGCCCAGACTTCCTGCAAGGCCGCTCTTCGGAGGAAGGCCACTGGCGTCAGCTTctggcagagagaaaacaagaagtaaGTGAAGAGCATCTCTTTGGAGGAAGGTTTCAACACAGTCAGCCACAAGCTTTAAGTTTTGGAAGTCTGTCCCTCAAGCAGCTCCCATTCACCATCAACTGCCATTCTGAACCCACCTGCACACAGTTAATTTCATTTCCGCTGCAAATTGCTGCAGTCACCAAGGCACAGCCAGCTATCCAGCTAGTGCCTTGGTAGCCTTGTTCCTCTGGTTTTCCATCTTAGCCCGTatctccccccgcccccctcccccacccctccccccccccccaaaaaaaaacaaccaccattCAGACGGCCAAAACACAAACTAATATTTCTCTTAGCGTGGCTCTTCCCTGCACTCCCCACCAGTGAATGGTTACTTGACATCCCGCACCCGCTCAGAAGTAATATTCCAGATTAAATCTTTCACGCTTCGTGCCATCAGAAACTCACTTTGGCTTGGTGGTACGGCCAGTCCGTTCCCACCGCGTTCCTTCAAGTGGAGAAAGGCGCAGTGGGCTTTCTGACAGCCTCCTGGTTGATCCTCCCAATAGCACGGAATCTCACTGCGcttcttctgaagagagaaagaaaggaagggtcACGGAAACAGGCGCACGAGGTTTGCAAAGAGACGCAGCGTTCCGGGTCGTGCCAGAGATGGGACCGTCACAGTGCTGAAACATCACCTATCACTAAAGGAAACACCTGGGAGCGCATTCACAACACCTGCGTGAGCTGTAACCGCTCGGCATATTTCGCTTTCTCATCCTTCAGGTAGAGGAGACAGGCGCTCTCAGTTCAGGGGGTTAAACCAATACACCTGCTGCAAAATGCTCCCGTTATTCGGGAGAAACGGTGCCTTCAGGTGCCGTGGCGAAGTCCACCAGAAATGATCGGGCAGAGCCTTAGCTCTTGACCATCATCTCTCGCCCCACCCTTTGCTACTCCAAGCAGCCAGAGCACAGTTGTCTGAAGAAATCCAGGGCAGACAAGGCCTGGTAGACCGCAAGCAAGCCCCGCTGGCAGGAGGGCAGTGCCCGCTCTTTCCTCccaccctgctccagcaggtgTAGGAGTCTGAGCAATGCGGTCTTTTTGcacctgggggaaaaaatgccttTGGCACCTAGCGCAAACAGCTCTCGCTAACATAGAGCTGAGGCATGGAGTTCTCTTCCCCCTGCCTCCTCCCGGTCCCCTCTAGAAACAGAAACCCCTAAGATTTTCACAGCAAACGTATCTAGCCTGCACAAGTGCATTCCGCCCACCTACAGCAATGAAAAGCGGTTTTGTGGCTAAGTTGGAGAGCACGTCTTTAGGCAAACACTCACATCAATTCTCATGTGCCTGAACTTGCAGTTGCCACTGGAACAGCGACCCTCCACCCACAGCCGGCACACTTGTTCGCTCCCCAGAGCCGCTTCACAGTGGCGGAAGGGACAGCTGTCTCCCTGCACGCAAAAGGAAACCACACGGGAAAATAAGAGTACGGCCTGAAACGTGCCCATGCTATCAGCCCAGCTTGTTAGCAGCGAGCGCAGAATCCCACCGGTTGTGAAGGTAACGCATCAGTGGTAGGTCTCCCCCTGCTCCACCCCTTTCTCTTACGAATgaggacaaggaagaaaatgcaggcAAAGGAAACCCAACCATACCTTCGTGCAGGTGGAGTAAAAATAGAAGTAGCAGTCGACTCCTCGCTGAGACATGATGAAATTCTCAGAGCAAGCTCGGCTTCAGAGGAGTTCCCTGCTCTTGGAAAGAGCCGGACGCCCTCCTTCTTGGACTGCTTGGATCCGCAAAATCGCCTTTCCGACCGGGACCCTGAGGAAAGGGTCAAGAACCGGAAAAGAATGAGGAATAAGcatttccccagctttccttttATGCAATTTAGACTCTCGAGGAGGGCAGCGTCTCGGAAGCAGCTGGTTGAAGAACTGTGCCAACTCTAGATCCAACTTGCGTCTAACTGCCACGACCTCTCCCAGCAAGTACTGTCCTCCATCTCACCTACAGTTACGTAACTTGCAGCACACATTTTGCGTTCCTGTCATGAGAATGAATCCATCTTCTccccttgctgcagctgcaagggATGCACTGGTACGACTCACGTGTTTGACGAACCTACGGTTGTGGCTTacccaggcacagctgcaggcctTCTCCCTTCCAGCTAACACACCAGCCCGATGGCTGAGCAACACCGTCAGCGAGAGCGGGCAGCACCCGTCAGCCACCACCACTCTCACTGCCAGCCGGGACGAGGGCTGACGCAGCGTGTCCGCACTCCTGCGCAGCGCTCACGGCTGTGGCACTCACTGGTGGCAGCCACGGCCCGAAAGACAGTGCTTGTGAGGTCACTGTGCTTGTGATGTCACCGGACAGTCCATGCCCCAGCTGAGCACTTGGCTCTCCACCGTGACTCGAGTGGGGTTTTGTTAAAAATATGCTGGATACGGCACAGCCAGCCATCGGTGGGTCAATAAAGCACAAGTTGCACTCTGTGAAGTctgtgctcttcttcctttggaATGTCTGAAATGAAGGCTGGGGCCCAGCAGCAATTTTGCAGGGGTGCGGTGGCAATGCtcagtcacagcttgaagcagtgattgagcacctggtgggaaggcagggccaacccaggggagctcaggtgcatgcaaacccttcccagacctcactgaagggttggcagtggaggcaagggtgtctgactggagatccctgcctgcCCGAGGCCTTCCAAGGgtcagcagcttttttccttcctttctgcgTCATTTCTCAGCTGCGGCACTTGGGCTTATCCTCACgtgctgcagcctaggactttgccaCCCCACTCTTATCCCTGT
Proteins encoded in this region:
- the LOC121106822 gene encoding zinc finger CCCH domain-containing protein 11A-like isoform X1 → MGTFQAVLLFSRVVSFCVQGDSCPFRHCEAALGSEQVCRLWVEGRCSSGNCKFRHMRIDKKRSEIPCYWEDQPGGCQKAHCAFLHLKERGGNGLAVPPSQKADASGLPPKSGLAGSLGKKPGKAPKRGTDTQQASGLDALSFCLAVLIVLSWDCSLQLTSQLPPMARLEKNASDLRRRREK
- the LOC121106822 gene encoding zinc finger CCCH domain-containing protein 11A-like isoform X3, encoding MGTFQAVLLFSRVVSFCVQGDSCPFRHCEAALGSEQVCRLWVEGRCSSGNCKFRHMRIDKKRSEIPCYWEDQPGGCQKAHCAFLHLKERGGNGLAVPPSQKADASGLPPKSGLAGSLGKKPGKAPKRVDIPTSSHGPAGKKRKRSEEEEGKVKELPCKKRVKGEHRELVTASQKSNAAT
- the LOC121106822 gene encoding zinc finger CCCH domain-containing protein 11A-like isoform X2, producing the protein MSQRGVDCYFYFYSTCTKGDSCPFRHCEAALGSEQVCRLWVEGRCSSGNCKFRHMRIDKKRSEIPCYWEDQPGGCQKAHCAFLHLKERGGNGLAVPPSQKADASGLPPKSGLAGSLGKKPGKAPKRGTDTQQASGLDALSFCLAVLIVLSWDCSLQLTSQLPPMARLEKNASDLRRRREK